In the Scyliorhinus torazame isolate Kashiwa2021f chromosome 4, sScyTor2.1, whole genome shotgun sequence genome, one interval contains:
- the LOC140410294 gene encoding beta-1,3-galactosyl-O-glycosyl-glycoprotein beta-1,6-N-acetylglucosaminyltransferase 3-like: MRKLTRCLAGWLLLLVFSMAILGGYFFRKQDLPVNYWIAGKGKSGDCARYESLGLSSENSSCWEIIRGDYEAIGKSLLKSIEIANKYKVFTEIDYLMKARDCGIFVKNRKYITFPLSAEERNFPLAYSMVIHGNIEMFERLLRSIYAPQNVYCVHVDRKSPKPFRSAVEAIASCFNNVFIACKSESVIYASWSRVQADLNCMEELLQSPVPWRYLINVCGQDLPTRTNREIVKSLMAQNGTNVIESDIPPTYKKKRWKFHYDVHEYVALTNQQKERPPIRSSMFVGSAYVLVTREFVRHLFVTAEIQAFFKWSQDTYSPDEHIWATLQRMPGVPGSIPHVPGRPRIIARVVKWSFEAGDMAKGALYPPCTGKYHHLICTYGTGDLHWIVQREPWFANKFDPGVDNIAVQCMEEHLRHRAIRGACRRA; encoded by the exons ATGAGGAAGTTGACTCGGTGTCTGGCCGGGTGGCTACTCCTGCTTGTATTCTCCATGGCCATTCTGGGTGGATATTTCTTCCGGAAACAAGATCTGCCGGTGAACTATTGGATAGCTGGTAAAGGAAAGTCTGGTGACTGTGCACGGTATGAGTCACTTGGTCTGTCATCAGAGAACTCCAGTTGTTGGGAGATAATTCGCGGTGATTACGAAGCCATTGGAAAATCCCTCTTAAAGTCCATTGAAATCGCGAACAAGTATAAAGTCTTCACCGAAATCGATTATTTAATGAAGGCCCGAGACTGTGGCATTTTTGTTAAAAACCGCAAATACATCACTTTCCCCTTAAGCGCCGAGGAACGGAATTTTCCCCTGGCTTATTCTATGGTGATCCATGGGAACATCGAGATGTTCGAAAGGCTCCTGAGAAGCATTTATGCTCCACAGAATGTGTACTGTGTCCACGTGGACAGGAAGTCTCCAAAGCCATTTCGCTCTGCGGTCGAGGCCATCGCTTCCTGTTTCAATAATGTCTTCATTGCCTGCAAATCAGAGTCGGTGATATATGCCTCGTGGTCCCGGGTTCAGGCTGATCTGAACTGCATGGAAGAGCTGCTACAGAGCCCTGTTCCCTGGAGATACCTAATCAATGTCTGCGGACAGGACCTTCCAACGAGAACCAACAGGGAGATAGTCAAGAGTCTCATGGCTCAGAATGGCACGAATGTTATTGAGTCAGATATTCCACCAACATACAAAAAG AAACGATGGAAATTTCATTATGACGTCCATGAGTATGTGGCCTTAACTAACCAACAGAAGGAACGCCCTCCCATAAGAAGCTCCATGTTTGTGGGCAGTGCCTACGTTCTGGTCACCAGAGAATTTGTGCGTCACTTGTTTGTGACGGCGGAAATCCAGGCGTTTTTTAAGTGGTCCCAAGACACCTACAGCCCAGACGAACACATCTGGGCCACCCTGCAGAGAATGCCAGGGGTGCCCGGTTCTATTCCTCACGTCCCTGGGCGCCCGCGCATTATTGCCCGAGTGGTGAAGTGGAGTTTTGAGGCTGGCGACATGGCGAAAGGTGCCCTATATCCCCCTTGCACAGGGAAGTACCATCACCTGATCTGCACCTATGGGACTGGAGATCTCCACTGGATTGTCCAAAGGGAACCTTGGTTCGCCAACAAGTTTGACCCTGGAGTGGACAATATAGCCGTGCAATGCATGGAGGAACATCTTAGACACCGAGCAATCCGTGGAGCATGTCGCAGAGCTTAA